In Euphorbia lathyris chromosome 2, ddEupLath1.1, whole genome shotgun sequence, the sequence attcgaaattgaaaccatagcatccttatgcatagatctaagtcttaaccgaagagtttttgagtttcggtagtgtttggagggaaatgacttagacagaatttagaggcgaattgaacgggtgtgttttcttcaattaatagccaaggtaagtaactatcaactatattttgagttttatgtatatagatatatataatcaaagcattttcagaaattgatattttaaggttatgcaggaattttgtaaaattgatgtttttcacgattttgctttttattgtgaaattatggttcaaatgaagctattgactatacttctatgtgaatttcagattttacttgattatgttgatttaagacttaatttggttgatttacatatatacatatatgtttttggtttcaatgtatatctatattgaataaaatgaatttgatgatttcttacgaattgtttttggattgagaaatctgttgcggttattgttgttattattttggattgaagtccaaatatgatttttatgagttgtgatattttgaaagataaaatggttttgtccatctaggattgcgcggggtaggagttgtatttgtaagatCATATCTAATGGCgatatggccagagtgcacaaCTGGTAGTCCTAAccgttaggcaaggaacgagatataaatgagatatctcgatattgttatgattgatgttatgatctacacgggtggaattcgaggatggatacacatacacaaattttattttatgaacttaagttttgagaatattttataaggttttgatgactatcttataaacttaagtttgagtatattttataaggttttgattaaatccctttacaaatgtatatatgtagctatgttaagtaaagttgggtttttatagctgatagtttcttactgagatttctgtctcacgtttttaaatgttttaatgtttttaggcgaGAAAGTACAAGTATAGAGAAaattaccgaccgattaggcgaggattggaagttgttacttattgttagaattattattagaaccttagtatttcaattgtaatgtaatggagttggtaaatatattgaggttcttgaatgactaatgtagtaaggatattgatttatttagaatatatatctaagaggaatacttgaaaagtttgaaatttatgatatttggataatttggagactcctaagtattgattgtgatttttctatttcacgcccgatgccgattgaggtcgtctagggtcgggtgtgacaaataAATTGCCACCTTCTCAGCATTACTTATCTTCTTCGAGTCGGTTGAAGGTCAAgaaatgttaatttttttttactataggTAACGAGAACTATTTATTAGCAATTTATGAAGAATTtgttttttcgattttttttgaatgtatttgtttttttttcttgcaCACAATTTAGCCCACCGACTATTGGATCCTGGCTCCACCCCTGCCTATTTGCGAAGCCATTTTCTAGATGAAGGGTTCTAGATTGAGAGTTCAGGGTTTATGGCTTCCGCAATTCGatttctaaataaataaatcaaacaaatacatttcaaatgaatttgaaaatcatcattatacctttaaccaCTAACCATAGCCAAACATAACATATTAAATctatacttaaaaaaaaaaaaactcaaaagctaATCAATATACCATTATTAAATCATGTTATTTTGATGGGAAGAGATGAAGGAAACTCACTTTTGATTTGGTATTATCAACTTTTACCGTCTTCTTTCTAGATTTCGCTATGAATAACTACCCTGAAAACCCTGAAAATAGTTGGCAAATCAGCATTTTGTTTGCAAATAACAAGGAGAAAGTGAGGAATTACGAGAATACAGATATTTTTGAGGTAAACGGATTCAACAAGTGTATAATTTAGTAATTTTGTAGCATGTTTAAAATTATCGTAAAACTCACATTCCGTAATAAAACTTTACATTAAACTTTATATTAACTTGAAATTGCACCACCATTTAGCTGAACTTGTACCTTACCACTAAAAGATAAAGATCACCACCTAATTCGTAAACTAAAGTTTCTTATTGTGTTTCTAATAACAGATAGCCATGCTTGTTCGATATATATTTGTATAAGAGCAACTCTAGTGGTTGGAGGGTTGCACACCCTCCAACCATTCCACCTCATCCATTTCTAATAACTCTCTCCACAAAACAACTCCAACCAAAATCCTCTCTAGTGGTTAGTCACCATCACACTATTCAATGGGTCTCACACgtcatataatatttaattttctttacttttaatcaaataatttattttgtaataataataaaattcataataaattaatattaattaaataaaaaatctattaatattgaatattaatcaaataaatatttataatttaaataatttatttaattgaatttaaaaattaaaatcagaATATCATTTTGGTTTTAATATctattagaataaaaaaaattaaaatctgaaTAACAttagattaaaaatattatagttGAAATATCATTAGATTAAAAACATTATACTATTTGGTTCATGagcaataaaataaataaaataaaaaccataTATATTGTTAAATGAATATAAAAATCAAACATGGCCCACTATGTTTTTTCTAGCTAGTCCGGATTTGGAGACTTGCTAGACTTTGGAGACTTTGTAAAGAGGGTCTCTAGTGGTGAGAGGGTgttttgcaatttttttaaattgcaAATTGGTCCCTTAAGTAAACCACTAGAGTTGCTCTAACAAGTAACAGAAATTGCGCAAGaaccaacaaataaaatatcatGAGTTTGAATAGTTCAACAATACCAAATAGCAGAATTTGCTCAAGAGACAAAGTAAACACCATGAATATCGAAACTTGAAGAATACTAGTTTTCAACATGTTGTACCATCCTGCGAGATACTAGGTACATACAATCATACATCCAGATCCAAATCACAAGATAATTTTTTTGATACAATTATGTCCTTCCATGTCAATGTATCAAACGAGTAGTAGAATAGCAGGTCAGATGTGAGTGAAAGAAGTAGTAGAATCCTCATTAGCATCTGTACCCGCATCGTTTTTTCTTCGCCATTCAATGTAATTACGTTATCTGCTTCTGCTGATCACCACTCATCCGGCGGAAGCTGTTAGTCGTCCCCTATCTCTGTAGCATCGGCCATGAGAAACTCCAGCATTGATAATCCTCATTCAAGGTATTTAACTTCAATACTCTGTTCTTCATCAGCTCATCACACTTTACAAGCACAATTTATAATAGTGATGGCATTACTcccaaaagaaagaaagaaaacgaACGAATTTGCCTTCCCCAAAAAAGCCTCCCATAGCATATGAAACAAAGGTTAAGCCTTTTGCTGAACTTATAGGCAAGTCCACCCAGAACCATCATAATATCTAAAGATCTAGACGCCCTTAAAATCCAGGTATCAACGGCCTAACTTTAGGCAGGCCTATGGTGCAGGTGCAACTTATAGTTGTAAATCTGCAACTACAAAAACATTTGGTAGCATCTAACTTACAAGCTTCCCTTAGTAAAGAAAACAAAATCGGACACAAAATTTTAGAGAATTGGACCTAACTCGAAACACCCAACTAAATTCCATATATTGCTTCTGCACTTCGCATGTGTGACCTTTTCTTAAGGCCGGTTTTTCAATACTGGTGCAGATCTTAATAGATCGAGCACCCAAGTATATAACTGTATTTAATCTTTAAGTGTGATGGCAATTGGTTGCCATCCGGAATGGCTTTGAATTATCcatttttttggaaaaactaTCATATTCAAGAGTTGGAGTACATCACCCAAAACAAGGTCTTCCAAACATGCCTTTTTTAGAATCAATGCTGCTTCATATCTGTACAATAAGATAAAATCTCTTCTATCAGAGTTTCAAATATTGAAAGGAGCgcacagataaaaaaaaattaataaatctacCTGCAATTAGAAGCTAATATGGCTGATTTTCCAGCAGAGGAAGTCAGGAACTTTTCTATGCCATCCCATATTGCTTGTGGGTACTGGTTAGGATTACCACCTATAGGGTTCACACACTGCCATAGTTTCTGATTTTTACCAACATACAGCTCCATTGCACCTAATTTTTGCTTCACTACCATATTTTGCTCAATTGCACTATCCAATGCTTTACGTACATCAGTACCATGATGTTTTGCCTCTCCAAAACGAATGCAGTCAGCTATATTTGCTTCAGTAGGCATGACTTTTTCAGCTTTCAAGGTGTCTAAAGCCAGTAAGATAATGCCGATAAGACCTTGTTCATATTCTGAAGGAGGCGACCTTCCTAGGTTTGCCCATATAGGATTACTAGAACTGGTGTTGCTAACTGAGGATGAAGGAAGAGGATACCAATTGTTTGATTGGCCTCTGTTTGTTTCATGGCTTTTAACCTGTAGCTGTAAGTCTGGCAGTACTTGATGGGGAAATTTAGGAGCATCTTTTATGAAGTTGCCACATTCAGATATTCTTAACTTACCAGTGTAATGCACATTATTAGAAGAGGCTAAAGAGAATCTAGTATCATCAGGTTTGGAATGCATTGAATGATAGGCATGAACAAAAGCGGGTTGTTTCATGGAGAAGCTATTTGGCCTCACATGCGGAGCATACTGACTTTGAGAATCTCCTGTGATATTATTGGCACTGTTCCGTGAAGGGTCAGAATTACCTGGAAAGAAATTGGGTGTAGACATATTCGCAGAGGCTACTGGTTCACTGCCCCCAAAGAATTCATGTGGAGCTTTCTTAAACTGCTTTCCTTGTGTGAATTCAGGCCGACAAGAGTAGTCATTATTCTTGGTGTCAGGAACTGTGACTGGCATACTTGTGGCTCTCGCAACAGCAGGCTGATTTGAGGTAATAGGAACATATTTCACTTTAGATTTAGTATCACCAACCCTCATATTAGGAAATGAATGCAAATTTCCCAAGGAAACATTTTCAGAATCAAAATTTACAGGTTGTCTAGATTGAACAGGTTCAAAGTATCTGCTTTGAGGTGTTACAGCATTAAAGGTACAGTTACTGCTACCAGGTTGTATTGACTCCCCACTACTAAGCGGGTTTCCTCCAGTCGAAAGACTGGACCAGAGCCATACAGTCTTCGCTGCAGCAACAATAGCTGCAGATGCTTTCTTTGGCTGTGCCAAAAGTATATTATATCTCCTCATGCGTAGCTGATGGAGACAATTAGAAAAATCCCGATCACCAGAAATGAGCAAATAATTTGCGGGAGCAGCATTGTCTACTGCCCAAAAAAGCATATCAACTAGAATTTTCTTGTCACTTGCATCCTTCACTCCTGTTAATAACAAATGGTCATTTAAACGAATTATAGAGATTCAGGCACAGGCAGAATACTCAAGAATGTAAATTTGTGAATGAATTTCATAGACTTAGTTTACAAAGATTTCTATAGGCGTTTATAGACATTGATAATcatgaaaaattaaatttggatTTATCTCACAGAAATCTCAACTGGGTTCTACCACAAAGAGAAGAGCTTCCAATGGACGGAACATAATTGTTAATTTGTTGGTGCTTGAAATAGCGACTTGAGAAAGAATTACTTCTGACACGAATGGAAAACAACATTtgcaaagaaagagatgaataatAGCATCAGAATTCACACAAAAAAAAGGTCATAGAGAATAAATCATAAGCCTCAATTTTCTCTTCTCTCCTATCGTTTTGTATGAATTGAGTCATTAATTGAGGCCTGTTTTCTGTAAAAGAGAACAAGTACACATGAACGATTTTAAAAATCTCAATGCAATACACCTTCCTTACAATTAAAACATAACGGTAGGAATGACCAACCTACTCTTGTTGCCTAGAATTGAGGCCTATATATCTCATGTCTTGTAAGCTTCAAGTAAAATTGAGAAAATCAAAGCAATTAACAAGGGTTTTAGAAGTAAAGGTTTACCAGGAAAACGAATTTACCTAACTCAAATGCACATGAGAGCACGTAAAAACCCTAAATTAAagctcaataataataataataataataataataaagagatAGAGATATAGGTATACCGGAAGGGACGTGATTAAGGGCTATTCCAGTGCTGGAGAGAGCTTGCTGGACGTATTGAGGAATCCGATTAGTGTCGCCGTAGGCAGAGATGGAGACCGGGCCACAATAGTTCAATTTAACCAGGGCGGAACTTATGTTCTGAGCGATTAAATGGGGATCGCAGCTCTTGGGAACCTGGCAGTTCTCTATGTCCCACCAGACAGACGTCTTCGCCGACACGTACTGGGCCTCGGCGGCGTCTCCTCCAGCGGAAGTTGTTGCTCCGGTCACATCTCCGGCCATGGCGATGAATAGCAAGGGTTGTGGAAGCTCAAGAAAGCATCAGTATCACACAGTCGGCGTTGTTACTCTGTCACCGAGAAGCagcattttttaataatatcttcTAAATTTGATTTTGGGGGTTATGGCTCTGCAACATGCTTCAGTTGCTCATTTTAAAAGAGATTGATATGACTATTCTGTCCTTGTGCGGTGTAGTGTTTAGAGTAGTTGTGTAACGATGTTAGGAGTCTTTTCACCTCCTCTGCCACGTTTACTGCTTTGACAGCCTTACCATTCAAATTGGGGATTTTATTTCCAATACTGGGTGTTACAGTATCCGTCTAGATTCTACCATGCATCTTACTTTTCCCGCATTGTAACCTTACCCATTTTAATTTGGATTTTTCCTTCCAATAATGTCCCTATATAGATCCTGGTTTAAAATTTTGCACTATGTAGTGTTAAAAAATTTAATCATGGTGAAACCGATTATTCATTTATTGGTTTCTTAATTTATTAAGACACTGGTTACTCATAATCATCAAAATTGATAGAAAAATTGATATAGGTTATTGAAAAATCGGTGTTAACTATTTGTCTTTTCGACATAGTAACCGGTCTTTCTGATACTGattattaaaaattgaaaattggtTGTTAGAGAGCGTTTAAAAGTTTGAGAACTTAAAAAATAAGGGCTAAAAGTCGGAGAGAAAGTGTCATGTTTGAAATGGAGAATTTTGccactatttatagttttttaggATAAAAGTTACAACTATCATCCACTATTTTACTCACACATATCATCACTCCCTCCATTTCAAAAGACGGGATGCATGGGTAGTGcaagcaaaaataataataataataataagaaccATGAACAAAATCTGCACATGTTGAAAACATGTGTCTACTTAAAAAACTTGAAACTCTCTCAACACGACTACTGGATTCATTGTGATGGGATGTTTTGTTGCTACTTTTACTCTTTCTATTTGCCTTTTCAGTTTGAaagggtgtttggttagacaccccATGTTTACCTTTTATAGCTAAAAAGTAGTTTTTATAAAAGTAGAAAAGCATACTTTTCCAACATCAAACGGTAAGTTATAACAGTAAACAGTAGATAAATCAAACGGGCCTAATGTCTAGTTTCAAAAACCCACATCATTTGCCCAAAAATTTGTCCTTTCATGTCTCGAAAAATTAGCCAAAGTGGAGTTGGTACTGctcaaaaataggaaaaacttcAAAATTGCACATGTTGAAATTATGTGCTAACttcaaaaattctaaattccCTCGGGACGAACTTTGTTTTGGCTCCAAAAATAACCCCAAGATTCATAGATATGTCTAGTTTTAAAAACCTATATTGTTTAGCCGAAAACTCATCGTTTCGTGCCCTCAAAATGAGCTAAAGTGAAGTTGGTATTgctggaaaaataaaaataactagcaattttatactaattttattttattttctttttttctaatttattcttttcattttataaTCTCATGTTATTTTTCAAACTTTATACTAATTTTTATCCGGTGCTTttatttggaataaaaataaatttttcttTCATGAACTAACAATTGCCCCATTTTTATAtgcaaataaattaattaaattttgaaattacacaaaaaaaaaaaaactagattaGAATTTTATCTTTTCCGGATTTAAAGATTTAAAGTATCTatacttaaattaaaaaaagtataACAGTGtcattttagtactttttatgtTACATTCTTAAATTTAAGGTATTTTCCTTGAAAATCTTGTTTTTGGTTAATATACTctataaaaatgttatttacttcattctttgtgtaaaaatgtattttttaatatttgttttatataaaaaaagatgTTTCTTTGAACTGTATATTTTCTCTAAGTTAAAGTTTTGCATAAAAATGTGTTTCACTtgctttttttttgaatgaacgCTGGGACTCGAAGGCAgtccggacatcccaactaggttggcacccccggctcagccaacaacccgaatcttattaaagaaagaaaaaaaagagaatagAGTGtacaagaggaagaagaaaacaagGAAACAAAAGCAAAGAGTTACATAAAGCGGACATGAGCAACGTTCCATAGGTCATCAAACAGGAATGCCTGACAAAACTGCGGTGCGGTGCTCCACCAGAGAATGTCAGATGCCGATTGCCCGTAGCTTGCAAGCCTATCAGCTGCTTGATTACCCTCCCGATAAATATGAGAGGTTGTCCAGGTCATATCATTGAGCTTGACTAGACATTCCAGccactctttttttttattttccacgGAACCTCTTTCACTCTATTTTTTAGGAGGTGCACCGTGTAACTAGAGTCCGACTCTATCCAAAGGCATCTCCAGTTTCTTTCCCACGCCTTCTTCACTGCATAAATAATTGCCTTCATCTCAGCCACGTGCGCCTGTGAATCCTGAATAGGAAAAGCGAAACTCCCGACAGCAAAGCTTCTGCAGTTCCAAAAAACTCCCCCTGCTCCAGCATTACCTGAGCTGTTTGCTGCACCATCTGTGTTCACCTTAATCCACCCTCTCGGAGGCGCAACCCATCTCACGGTCACATAGTCCGGTTCAGGAGGCTGCTGCACACGAGCTGCAAAAAAACCGTCAAACTCAGAAAGAAAGTGCATCAGGTTATTTTTCagattttggattgaagggagctcgCTGTCGAAGATAGCTCTATTCCGTATGAACCAGATGAACCAGCAGCAAGTAGCCACTGAAAACCACCATTTATTCCTCCTGCTTCTCCTAACACAAATCCCCCTGATTGTATCGAAGAACGCAGCGAAGTCCTGCGGGAAGAGGCCTTGCACCTCATTAATTTCAAAGATTAGCCTCCACAGCTCCTTGGCAGTCCTGCAGTTTACAAAGAGATGGCCAAGAGTTTCACCATGTTCCTTGCATAGCTCACATCTCTACGCAAGGCATATACCCCTAGACTGAAGCTGGGATTGAACTGCAATTTTCCCCTGCAGCAGCTTTCAGCAGATCACCGCACGGCTAGGAGGAATGAAAGGTGTCCAAATAAGCCTGGCCCAGCTCACATCTGCCCCGTGGTGGTTCTCAGAGAAGAATTCTTTCATCGTCAACTTACCCGAGGGAGACGGCTGCCATATGTAGCAATCTCTGTCATCCAAAGCTTCAACTCCGCGGATGGCGTTTTGCATAGAGTCCA encodes:
- the LOC136217195 gene encoding uncharacterized protein, producing the protein MAGDVTGATTSAGGDAAEAQYVSAKTSVWWDIENCQVPKSCDPHLIAQNISSALVKLNYCGPVSISAYGDTNRIPQYVQQALSSTGIALNHVPSGVKDASDKKILVDMLFWAVDNAAPANYLLISGDRDFSNCLHQLRMRRYNILLAQPKKASAAIVAAAKTVWLWSSLSTGGNPLSSGESIQPGSSNCTFNAVTPQSRYFEPVQSRQPVNFDSENVSLGNLHSFPNMRVGDTKSKVKYVPITSNQPAVARATSMPVTVPDTKNNDYSCRPEFTQGKQFKKAPHEFFGGSEPVASANMSTPNFFPGNSDPSRNSANNITGDSQSQYAPHVRPNSFSMKQPAFVHAYHSMHSKPDDTRFSLASSNNVHYTGKLRISECGNFIKDAPKFPHQVLPDLQLQVKSHETNRGQSNNWYPLPSSSVSNTSSSNPIWANLGRSPPSEYEQGLIGIILLALDTLKAEKVMPTEANIADCIRFGEAKHHGTDVRKALDSAIEQNMVVKQKLGAMELYVGKNQKLWQCVNPIGGNPNQYPQAIWDGIEKFLTSSAGKSAILASNCRYEAALILKKACLEDLVLGDVLQLLNMIVFPKKWIIQSHSGWQPIAITLKD